Below is a window of Phyllopteryx taeniolatus isolate TA_2022b chromosome 16, UOR_Ptae_1.2, whole genome shotgun sequence DNA.
TGAGATTCCCTATAAATATTAGCGTCCTTTGGGAATCCATTGTACTGAGGGCGTCCTCTTTTGCCGCAGCCTGCACGTGCCAATTATCCAGAGTGAATGAATCCAGACTGTTTCTTCTTGCGATTGTCAAGCAGATGTGAGCACAAACGGGAGGCCAGTTGACATGGGAGggcttcaaaaacaaacaaggtcaTCGTTTGCTGCACCGGAGAAAACTGCTCCTCCTGTCTGCTGCACTTTAAGTTATTGCTGTGATAAATCTTTCAGGAGATTTCTCTCTACctggcaaaaacaaaagagaagacTGCACAAAGCGATGGGATGTCCTTGTTCTTTGGTGTAGAAGCTCCGTTGGCAGAGGTGGAATGTTGCTTGTGGTGAACTCAGTGGCCTGCTGAGGATGTCTTGCTGCATCTGAATTCATCTCCACTTTCTGTTTTGCTTCTAGTTGACCTCTATTGAAGTATTTTGCCAAAGGCGCAGACTGGTGCTTTCCGCAGGTGCACGTGGAGGGGACGGCTTCATACAAAATCTAGGCAGACACATCGCTCACtcattgactttactactgAATTTGCATAGGTTAACATTAGGGGGAGGACAAGATAGTTAGTCACATTCTTAGTTGGCCGGATGTTTTTGGGGCGGTGCTCAAACGGGTTCGTGCCGACGTCACCTGGGAACAGCATGAGTCGTCCCTCCCCCGCTATATTACTAACGAGCACCTTATATGGCTATTTGGTGGAATTGTGAGTTAACTAGTAGTGATAGCTTAGCTTATTTGTAGCACTACATCATGAAGGtagccatcaagctatgcctacaacccaaaaaaaggCATCTTCCGTGAAGTGTTTGGTGTCATTTGGGCTAGTGTCTCTGTTGCGGTGACGCAGCGAGCCGACGGCCCTACTGCGAAGTGGCCTGCTACTAGCGGCTAGGCTAGTACgtattagccgctagtgggctcgcGGACCGACATTGGCTCCACCCAAAattccacagccttgctccacaCAACAGACACTTAAGGGGAAGTTAAACATTTAGTACGTTTGCTTGCCCACGAGCTAACAAGATCACGAGCTAAGGAATAAAggatttaaaaacacttttctctgtggtgtgtcaaatttatttaAGACATGTTTTGACCTCTTTGGTGGGTCTTTCGGTGCGCTAGCTTTATACTAACGCACGGGGAGTGCCGaagctaacaaatagcatctatgtgccTTTGTGTCGCTTGGGTGTACGTACTGCAGAACCATGTTGCCCCTCTAAAATGTAGCTCCCTACTAACATCCCAAATTCTCtcttttcttccttcctcccCCTCGCCTCCATCTACCAATCACCTCTTTAACCTTTCCCGTTATTCCCTGTCTTTTCTACTAACCtggtatcatcatcatcatcatgacaaCCCCACCTCTGCAGCCAACATCTTGACGGTGGTCATCCTGTCCCAGCTGGTGCTGCGTCGTCAGAAGTCGTCCTACAATTATCTCTTGGCGCTGGCGGCCGCCGACATCATGGTCCTGCTGCTCATTGTTTTTGTCGACTTCATACTGGAGGACTTCATCCTGGTCACGCCGCTGCCGCCGTCCGTAAACAGCGCCGTGCAGGTGCTGGAGTTCTGCTCCATCCACACGTCCATCTGGATCACCGTGCCCCTCACCGTCGACCGCTACATCGCCGTTTGCCACCCGCTGCGCTACCACACCGTCTCCTACCCGGCGCGCACGCGCAGGGTGATTTTCGCCGTCTACGTCGGGTGTCTGCTGTCGGCCGCACCGTACTACTGGTGGCCAGAGTTGTGGCACAGCTTGCCCGCCGTGGCGAGCGGGGGCGGCGGCGAGAGTAACGGTCGAACCGCGGCCCAACACGTCCTTGTGTGGGCCCACTGCGCCACCATCTACCTCCTCCCCTGCGCCGTCTTCTTCACCCTCAACGCCGTCATCGTGCGCAAGCTGCGCCGCCGCCGCAGCTGCTTCCGTATGCGCGGCTACTCCACCGGCAAGACCACCGCCATCCTGCTCGCCATCACCTCCATTTTCGCAGTTCTGTGGGCGCCTCGCACCCTCATGATACTTTACCACTTCTACTCATCGCCTCCGGCCTCGCCGGGCGCCGGACGCCTGCTGCACATGCTGACGGACCTGGCCAACATGCTGGCCTTGCTCAACACCGGCGTCAACTTCTTCCTCTACTGCTTCATCAGCAAGCGTTTCAGAGCCATGGCGGCCAACGTGCTGCACGCGCTGGTCCACTGCCGGAAGCAGCCGCAGCCCTTCTACGCCAGCCACAATTTCTCCATCACCAGCAGTCCCTGGATCTCACCGGCCAACTCCCATTGCATCAAGATGTTGGTGTACCAGTACGACAAAAACGGGAAGCCTATTTGTATTTCCTCTTGAGGGCTTGGGCTCAGTCGTGGGTGGGGCGGAGGGAGAGTTGGCGGTAGGGGGATCGTCGGGGCTTTGGTCTCCTTGGAGACCATCTTGCCTCCATGGGACTCTTTGAGAAAAGGTCAGCCTGCATAGCGGGAAGAGCGGTGGCACTTAAGCTAGCTTTGAGGCAAAACAAAGCGTTATGACGGAAAAGCATGCTATGGCGACAAAAGTTGTTTCAAATAATGATGCGGAAACCAGCATCTCTTTGCAAAAAATACAATCTCTAGACTCTTGACCTGGTCATTGCCCCAAACCACAGACTGATTGTCCCTTATATACGGTTTATGAGTCGCCATCTGTACCAGCGTAGTCGCAGCCCGGTGGGGGGCATCAGAGGCTTTGGTGCCAGGAGTTCACCAGTCAGCGCTCGCTCTGCGCGACTTTGAACACCTGCTACTTTGCGCGCCAGAATGTTCCCGTAATTCCACCGATCGGGGGGTGCTCAGGCACAGCCCCGAAAGGCGCGTCCAGCCGTTATcctacaaaaaatgtcaaagtctGTCTAGTTTGAATATGCAGAAGAGTCTCAAAGTAAGaaccttttctttttgtctggTGCTCGCTCTGGAAGTTACAAGCTCGTTGTGACAACTCTGTATCTTCTCAGTACAATATGTATTTACGCTAGACTGTTACTGTAGCTTGACAAAGATGTTCAGTGGTATGGCTATGAGCTAGTTATCGTCGTTTCCAGTATTAGGAGGAGGAAATTTCTGCCATTAGTGGATAGTCCTCTGTGAACTAATAATGGCCCTGGATGATTTACCGTCAGCCATTACCTGGATGAGTATAATGAATGTAATTGAACTTCTCTTTAACCCTTTATCCAACCGAGACTGAGCAGAGGGCAGGACAAGACAAAATCCTTCTTTCCACACTTTGTTACATATTTTGAACAAATATAACTGCTGTGTACTGGAagggggcagcatggtggactagtggctagcacatctgccgcacagttctgaggtttagggtttgaatctcagctccagccttcctgtgtggagttttgcattttctccccgtgcttgcgtgtttcctgcatgttagcttcattgaagactaaattgtcctttggtgtgaatatgagtgtgaatggttattatgtgccctgcgattgactggcgataaGTCAAGGGTGGAGCcgacctctcgcccaaagtcagcgggTAGGCTCttgctcacccgtgaccctaacggTGCGCTCGCGAAACGTGAATTTGTAGCAGGAGTTATCAAAAAGTATGGGTGCCAAAAAACAGCAACGATATTTCATCTTCGATTGTTCTTCTCAGAAACTCCAGGACGTTGTGATCCAGTATATTCTCAACACCGATTGGCTGTTGTGATGCAGCCTCACGCGAATTTGTGGCTCCAGTTGGAAAATTGGGGCGAATCAGAAAAGAAGCGTTTTTGTACTTGTCTTTTTGAGTGCCGACCACAATCTGGTAGAAGTCAACATGCAACCCCGTGAAACGAATTTCTGGGGGTCCTTGGTTCGAGACGACACCGACGCAAAGTTTTCAAGGCTACAAACTGTGCGCAATCAACGAGTTTGCCGGGGCCGCATTAGACCACGTCATCACGTGGCACAACGAATGGCACGCTTGGGTATTGCCGTACTTACCGTTTtcacttgattgttttatatttatgacctaaaactgtttttcatgcaaatatttactgtgatTATGATTTTACTCTTGCACAAGCGTAGGTTAGACCACAGCACGTTCCGATGTCGAAATTTGGCTtccatcgtaaaccgaggaccccctgcacacaaaatactgtaaattaaacGACTACTTGGtgcaaaatgacatttaaacaaATCTGCGCGCCCTTCAAATTTGTTTCTCCCATCCATACATTTCCAAGTAGCGACTTTGGTCTCGCGGGCACAATCCACCCCAAACTCATTCGTCGcactgacaacaacaacatctg
It encodes the following:
- the gpr139 gene encoding probable G-protein coupled receptor 139 yields the protein MEHSHIFPVATPNGSSWRVGQHPWAAAPGCPLGPLPVVYYSVLLCLGLPANILTVVILSQLVLRRQKSSYNYLLALAAADIMVLLLIVFVDFILEDFILVTPLPPSVNSAVQVLEFCSIHTSIWITVPLTVDRYIAVCHPLRYHTVSYPARTRRVIFAVYVGCLLSAAPYYWWPELWHSLPAVASGGGGESNGRTAAQHVLVWAHCATIYLLPCAVFFTLNAVIVRKLRRRRSCFRMRGYSTGKTTAILLAITSIFAVLWAPRTLMILYHFYSSPPASPGAGRLLHMLTDLANMLALLNTGVNFFLYCFISKRFRAMAANVLHALVHCRKQPQPFYASHNFSITSSPWISPANSHCIKMLVYQYDKNGKPICISS